One genomic segment of Streptomyces sp. RKND-216 includes these proteins:
- a CDS encoding DNA polymerase IV, protein MRDAATVLHLDMDAFYAAVEQAAKPSLRGKPVIVGGLGPRGVVATASYEARRFGVHSAMPTAQARRRCPNAAYLTPRFGLYRRISGRVMERLSVLSPLVEPLSLDEAFVDLEAGGAAADSAAATTVAHRLRADIRAETGLSGSVGLAGSKLLAKIASERAKPDGLVVVEPGTERALLAPLTVRTLPGVGPATAEVLRRAGIATVGDTAEAGEDELLRLLGRAHGSTLYAMALGLDDRPVVAERDAKSVSVEDTYDVDLTDRTRVQTEVARLADRCVHRLREAGRSGRTVVVKVRSYDFSTLTRSETLRGPTDDPAVVRAAAARLLEGIDTTAGVRLLGVGVSGLADYTQEDLFAQAAASAEAEVGDVPDPGRAHGAPVRPGGAADGGATQAAGERSRSWLPGLDVHHPAYGPGWVQGSGVGRVTVRFEQPGSPPGPVRTFPVDDPELTAADPPMLVPGPPVADDSASGAGQPSEPATRPKSRSGGTAGGPGAEGTSKP, encoded by the coding sequence GTGAGAGACGCAGCGACGGTCCTCCATCTCGACATGGACGCGTTCTACGCCGCCGTGGAGCAGGCGGCGAAGCCCAGTCTGCGCGGGAAGCCCGTGATCGTGGGCGGTCTCGGACCCAGGGGGGTCGTGGCCACCGCCTCCTACGAGGCGCGCCGGTTCGGCGTCCATTCGGCCATGCCCACGGCTCAGGCGCGCCGCCGCTGCCCCAATGCCGCCTACCTCACTCCGCGCTTCGGGCTCTACCGCCGGATCAGCGGACGGGTGATGGAACGGCTGTCCGTGCTCTCGCCGCTCGTCGAGCCCCTCAGCCTGGACGAGGCCTTCGTCGACCTCGAAGCGGGCGGGGCCGCAGCGGACTCGGCGGCGGCCACCACCGTCGCCCACCGCCTCCGCGCCGACATCCGGGCCGAGACCGGGCTGAGTGGTTCGGTGGGGCTGGCGGGCTCCAAGCTCCTCGCCAAGATCGCCTCCGAACGCGCCAAGCCCGACGGGCTGGTCGTGGTGGAACCCGGCACCGAACGCGCACTGCTGGCGCCGCTTACCGTGCGCACCCTGCCCGGGGTCGGGCCCGCCACCGCCGAGGTGCTGCGCCGCGCCGGCATCGCCACCGTCGGCGACACCGCGGAGGCGGGGGAGGACGAACTGCTGCGGCTGCTCGGGCGGGCCCACGGCAGCACGCTGTACGCCATGGCTCTCGGCCTGGACGACCGGCCCGTCGTCGCCGAGCGGGACGCGAAATCGGTGTCCGTCGAGGACACCTACGACGTCGACCTCACCGACCGAACGCGCGTGCAGACCGAGGTGGCGCGCCTCGCCGACCGCTGCGTGCACCGGCTGCGGGAGGCCGGCCGCTCCGGCCGCACCGTGGTTGTGAAGGTGCGCAGCTACGACTTCTCCACCCTCACCCGTTCCGAGACGCTGCGCGGACCGACCGACGACCCCGCCGTCGTCCGCGCCGCCGCGGCCAGACTGCTCGAGGGCATCGACACCACGGCCGGTGTGCGCCTCCTCGGTGTCGGGGTCAGCGGCCTCGCCGACTACACCCAGGAGGACCTGTTCGCCCAAGCCGCGGCCTCCGCCGAGGCGGAGGTCGGTGACGTGCCGGACCCGGGCCGTGCCCACGGCGCCCCGGTCCGCCCCGGCGGCGCGGCGGACGGCGGAGCGACCCAGGCGGCCGGGGAGCGGTCGCGCAGTTGGTTGCCGGGTCTCGACGTCCACCACCCGGCCTACGGCCCCGGCTGGGTGCAGGGCAGCGGCGTCGGACGGGTCACCGTCCGCTTCGAACAGCCCGGCTCGCCGCCCGGACCCGTCCGCACCTTTCCCGTCGACGACCCGGAGCTGACCGCGGCCGACCCGCCCATGCTCGTGCCCGGCCCCCCGGTCGCGGACGACTCCGCCTCCGGGGCCGGTCAGCCCTCCGAACCGGCGACCCGGCCGAAGTCCCGGTCCGGCGGCACGGCCGGCGGGCCGGGAGCGGAAGGCACGTCCAAGCCGTAG
- a CDS encoding MerR family transcriptional regulator — MRSTGDGVAAGEPSRAGSASPAGRAPAPTTSGEENLGYRGPTACAAAGITYRQLDYWARTGLVEPGIRSAHGSGTQRLYSFRDVVVLKIVKRLLDTGVSLQSIRAAVQHLRSHGRTDLARLTLMSDGATVYECASPDDVVDLLQAGQGVFGIAVGVVWRDVQGALSQLHAERVDTGETVTAHHPADELARRRRDRAV, encoded by the coding sequence GTGAGAAGCACCGGCGACGGCGTGGCAGCGGGCGAACCCTCCCGAGCGGGGTCCGCGTCCCCGGCCGGCCGCGCACCCGCTCCCACTACCTCCGGCGAGGAGAACCTCGGCTACCGGGGTCCCACGGCTTGTGCCGCCGCGGGCATCACCTACCGCCAGCTCGACTACTGGGCCCGCACCGGCTTGGTCGAACCCGGTATCCGCTCCGCCCACGGCTCCGGCACCCAGCGGCTCTACAGCTTCCGCGACGTCGTCGTCCTCAAGATCGTCAAGCGTCTGCTCGACACCGGGGTGTCGCTGCAGAGCATCCGCGCCGCCGTGCAGCACCTGCGCTCCCACGGACGCACCGACCTCGCCCGGCTCACCCTCATGAGCGACGGTGCCACGGTCTACGAGTGCGCTTCCCCCGACGACGTCGTCGACCTGCTCCAGGCCGGTCAGGGTGTGTTCGGCATTGCCGTCGGCGTGGTGTGGCGGGACGTCCAGGGGGCCCTGTCGCAGCTGCATGCCGAACGGGTCGACACCGGCGAGACCGTCACCGCGCACCATCCGGCCGACGAACTGGCCCGGCGCCGCCGCGACCGCGCAGTCTGA
- a CDS encoding bifunctional nuclease family protein, producing MNELDVVGVRVEMPSNQPIVLLREVGGDRYLPIWIGPGEATAIAFAQQGMTPARPLTHDLFKDVLEAVGQELTAVRITDLREGVFYAELVFASGVEVSARPSDAIALALRTGTPIYGSDGVLDDAGIAIPDEQEDEVEKFREFLDQISPEDFGTSSQ from the coding sequence GTGAACGAGCTCGACGTCGTGGGTGTCCGGGTCGAAATGCCCTCCAACCAGCCGATCGTTCTCCTGCGGGAAGTGGGGGGCGACCGGTACCTCCCCATCTGGATCGGTCCGGGAGAGGCGACCGCCATCGCGTTCGCCCAGCAGGGCATGACGCCGGCCCGTCCCCTGACACACGACCTGTTCAAGGACGTGCTGGAGGCGGTGGGGCAGGAACTGACCGCTGTGCGCATCACCGACCTGCGTGAGGGCGTCTTCTACGCCGAGCTGGTCTTCGCCAGCGGCGTCGAGGTCAGCGCCCGCCCCTCCGACGCCATCGCACTGGCCCTGCGCACCGGGACCCCGATCTACGGCAGTGACGGCGTACTGGACGACGCTGGCATCGCCATCCCGGACGAGCAGGAGGACGAGGTCGAGAAGTTCCGCGAGTTCCTCGACCAGATCTCCCCCGAGGACTTCGGCACCAGCAGTCAGTGA
- a CDS encoding MerR family transcriptional regulator produces the protein MPHTPTGGALGGTATREPSLRGAAAAPEERPQSIGTVLAALRKDFPEVTLSRIRFLEAEGLVSPERGAGGQRRFRDADVRRLRHVLGLQRDHCLPLHAIRERLGEPGDGQDAAAHPAPAPGHPRDLRVRTGRARLLAATGADEAQCARWEEYGLLRPDAAGHYDVAQVALARTLAELGGHGLEPRHLRAVKAAADRSAALVQQVVAPLRANRDPRVREDAEATARDLAHLTARLHDAFLRAALEPAPHGQSRVR, from the coding sequence ATGCCGCACACACCCACCGGCGGTGCCCTGGGGGGCACCGCCACCCGGGAGCCGTCGCTCCGGGGCGCAGCGGCCGCCCCGGAGGAGCGACCGCAGAGCATCGGCACCGTGCTCGCGGCGCTGCGGAAGGACTTCCCCGAGGTCACCCTGTCCAGGATCCGCTTCCTGGAGGCGGAGGGCCTCGTCAGCCCCGAGCGTGGAGCCGGAGGGCAGCGCCGCTTCCGCGACGCCGACGTCCGGCGGCTCCGCCACGTCCTTGGCCTCCAGCGCGACCACTGTCTGCCGCTGCACGCCATCCGGGAACGCCTCGGAGAGCCGGGCGACGGCCAGGACGCCGCAGCCCACCCCGCTCCCGCCCCTGGGCATCCCCGCGACCTGCGGGTACGCACCGGGCGGGCCCGCCTGCTCGCCGCTACCGGGGCCGACGAGGCGCAGTGCGCACGCTGGGAGGAGTACGGACTGCTCCGCCCGGACGCCGCCGGTCACTACGACGTGGCACAGGTGGCCCTCGCCCGTACCCTCGCCGAGCTCGGAGGGCACGGACTCGAGCCGCGGCACCTGAGGGCTGTCAAGGCGGCCGCCGACCGTTCCGCGGCGCTCGTGCAGCAGGTCGTCGCCCCGCTGCGGGCCAACCGCGACCCACGGGTCCGGGAGGACGCCGAGGCCACCGCACGGGACCTGGCCCACCTCACCGCCCGCCTGCACGACGCCTTCCTGCGGGCCGCACTGGAGCCCGCTCCACACGGTCAGAGCCGGGTCCGCTGA
- a CDS encoding FHA domain-containing protein — translation MPPPEAPSETTSTISISGLEAYDSEATGQHVAPLPPEAQAAVDALPLGSALLVVRRGPNSGSRFLLDGELTTAGRHPESDIFLDDVTVSRRHVDFRRGPDGVFTVSDVGSLNGTYVNRERIETGIPLANGDEVQIGKYRLVFFASPRSA, via the coding sequence GTGCCCCCGCCCGAGGCTCCCTCGGAGACCACCTCGACGATCTCCATCTCCGGACTCGAGGCCTACGACTCCGAGGCGACGGGCCAGCACGTGGCGCCGCTGCCCCCCGAGGCGCAGGCCGCCGTGGACGCGCTGCCGCTGGGCTCGGCCCTGCTCGTGGTGCGGCGCGGGCCCAACTCCGGCAGCCGCTTCCTGCTCGACGGCGAGCTCACCACCGCCGGCCGCCACCCGGAGAGCGACATCTTCCTCGACGACGTCACGGTCTCGCGGCGTCACGTGGATTTCCGTCGCGGTCCGGACGGCGTGTTCACCGTCTCCGACGTGGGCAGCCTGAACGGCACCTACGTCAACCGGGAGCGGATCGAGACCGGCATCCCGCTCGCCAACGGCGACGAGGTGCAGATCGGCAAGTACCGGCTGGTGTTCTTCGCCAGCCCGCGCAGCGCCTGA
- a CDS encoding DUF881 domain-containing protein, which translates to MSDDNHEPDSPAPRSVGPELPPERPRGGTPPGPPEAPRTGPGPAAPPPDGPPTSGDRPGAPGSEAPGPADEGPAVADPSAASRDAEPTGRQRLAAAIWPPRVTRAQLIAALLLFVLGLGLAIQVRSTSESSPLRDARQEDLVRILDELDDRTTRLQDEKQRLEDQRSELETSSDQAEEARKQTQQKKRQLGILAGTVAAEGPGLRITVSDPAGAVESDMLLDAIQELRAAGAEAIEINDVRVAAGTYFTGTGGDVRIDGKKVGAPYRFLAIGEPEDLEPALNIPGGVVQTLEKEQAVVQVTREEKIVVDALRKPERPDYARSSQ; encoded by the coding sequence ATGAGCGACGACAACCACGAGCCGGACAGCCCGGCCCCCCGCTCTGTCGGCCCCGAGCTGCCGCCGGAACGCCCGCGCGGCGGCACTCCGCCGGGCCCGCCGGAGGCGCCCCGGACCGGTCCCGGACCGGCGGCCCCGCCGCCGGACGGCCCGCCGACGTCCGGCGACCGACCGGGGGCCCCCGGATCGGAGGCCCCCGGGCCCGCGGACGAAGGACCTGCCGTCGCCGACCCGTCCGCTGCGTCCCGGGACGCGGAACCGACCGGGCGGCAGCGGCTCGCGGCCGCGATCTGGCCGCCGCGCGTCACCCGCGCCCAGCTGATCGCGGCCCTCCTGCTGTTCGTCCTCGGCCTCGGCCTCGCCATCCAGGTACGCAGCACCAGTGAGAGCAGCCCGCTGCGCGACGCCCGCCAGGAGGACCTGGTGCGCATCCTCGACGAGCTCGACGACCGCACCACGCGCCTCCAGGACGAGAAGCAGCGTTTGGAGGACCAGCGCAGCGAACTGGAGACCAGCTCCGACCAGGCCGAAGAGGCACGCAAGCAGACCCAGCAGAAGAAGCGGCAGCTCGGCATCCTGGCCGGCACGGTCGCCGCCGAAGGGCCGGGGCTCCGCATCACCGTCTCCGACCCGGCCGGTGCGGTCGAGTCCGACATGCTGCTGGACGCCATCCAGGAGCTGCGCGCGGCCGGTGCGGAGGCCATCGAGATCAACGACGTGCGCGTCGCGGCCGGCACCTACTTCACCGGAACCGGCGGCGACGTCCGCATCGACGGGAAGAAGGTCGGCGCTCCGTACCGCTTCCTGGCCATCGGGGAGCCGGAGGACCTGGAGCCCGCCCTCAACATTCCGGGCGGTGTGGTGCAGACGCTCGAGAAGGAGCAGGCCGTCGTGCAGGTCACCCGCGAGGAGAAGATCGTCGTGGATGCCTTGCGCAAGCCGGAACGTCCTGACTACGCTCGGTCATCACAGTGA
- a CDS encoding small basic family protein — protein MIAVLGLVVGVVAGLFVRPVVPTVVEPYLPIAVVAALDAVFGGLRAMLDGIFNDKVFVVSFLSNVVVAALIVYLGDKLGVGAQLSTGVVVVLGIRIFSNAAAIRRHVFRA, from the coding sequence GTGATCGCCGTACTGGGCCTCGTCGTGGGAGTCGTGGCCGGACTCTTCGTCCGGCCGGTGGTGCCTACCGTGGTCGAGCCGTACCTGCCGATCGCCGTCGTCGCGGCACTCGACGCGGTGTTCGGCGGGCTGCGTGCCATGCTGGACGGGATCTTCAACGACAAGGTGTTCGTGGTGTCGTTCCTGTCCAACGTGGTCGTCGCCGCCCTCATCGTCTACCTGGGTGACAAGCTGGGCGTCGGTGCGCAGCTCTCCACCGGCGTGGTGGTCGTCCTGGGCATCCGCATCTTCTCCAACGCCGCCGCGATCCGGCGGCACGTGTTCCGGGCGTGA
- a CDS encoding DUF881 domain-containing protein, with translation MCGMSQQPPGRSTAARPARPDASMSLLTNVMEHSLDDGYAEAAARDGVEGRNGLPRSLRGRLWLAAGVVLATLVVTVGAVQAQMDAPTLARERGELVERVEDDTAAADSLQQRVDELRGTVSEMQREALERHGGDQAELIALLSGATPVEGPGVELTVNDAKGAGGGGDGPRADTGFSDTGRVRDRDMQRIVNGMWSAGAEAVSINGQRLTALSAIRAAGDAILVDNKPLAPPYDVLAVGDGSELADAFKDSVDGRYLQVLKENYGVRYSISEQDQVRLPAAASLIVRTAEPVKTEKGSTS, from the coding sequence ATGTGCGGCATGTCGCAGCAGCCCCCCGGACGGAGTACCGCAGCGCGGCCTGCGCGACCCGACGCCTCGATGTCGCTGCTCACCAACGTCATGGAACACAGCCTCGACGACGGCTACGCCGAGGCCGCCGCGCGGGACGGGGTCGAGGGCAGGAACGGTCTCCCGCGGAGCCTTCGCGGACGCCTCTGGCTCGCCGCCGGCGTCGTTCTGGCCACCCTGGTGGTCACCGTGGGCGCGGTGCAGGCGCAGATGGACGCGCCGACCCTGGCCCGGGAGCGTGGGGAACTGGTCGAACGCGTCGAGGACGACACCGCGGCGGCCGACTCCCTGCAGCAGCGGGTCGACGAGCTGCGCGGCACCGTGAGCGAGATGCAGCGGGAGGCGCTGGAACGGCACGGCGGCGACCAGGCAGAACTGATCGCGCTGCTGTCCGGAGCCACACCCGTCGAAGGGCCCGGTGTCGAACTCACCGTGAACGACGCCAAAGGCGCCGGCGGCGGAGGCGACGGGCCCCGGGCCGACACCGGTTTCTCCGACACCGGGCGGGTCCGCGACCGGGACATGCAGCGCATCGTCAACGGCATGTGGAGCGCCGGCGCGGAAGCCGTGTCGATCAACGGGCAGCGGCTCACCGCCCTGTCCGCCATCCGCGCCGCCGGTGACGCCATACTCGTGGACAACAAGCCGCTCGCGCCGCCGTACGACGTCCTCGCGGTGGGCGACGGCAGCGAACTCGCCGACGCGTTCAAGGACAGCGTGGACGGCCGATACCTGCAGGTGCTGAAGGAGAACTACGGGGTGCGCTACAGCATCAGCGAACAGGACCAGGTCCGGCTGCCGGCCGCGGCGAGCCTGATCGTACGCACAGCGGAGCCCGTGAAGACAGAGAAGGGCAGCACATCGTGA
- a CDS encoding mannose-1-phosphate guanyltransferase, which yields MKAVVMAGGEGTRLRPMTASMPKPLLPVANRPIMEHVLRLLKRHGLSETVVTVQFLASLVRNYFGDGEELGMELTYANEEKPLGTAGSVKNAEEALKDDSFLVISGDALTDFDLTDLVRFHRERGALVTVCLTRVPNPLEFGITIVDEDGKVERFLEKPTWGQVFSDTVNTGIYVMEPEVFDYVDADVPVDWSGDVFPQLMKEGKPVYGYIAEGYWEDVGTHESYVKAQADVLEGKVEVDIDGFEISPGVWVAEGAEVHPEAVLRGPLYIGDYAKIEAGTEIREHSVIGSNVVVKSGAFLHRAVVHDNVYIGQQANLRGCVVGRNTDVMRAARIEDGAVIGDECLVGEESIVQGNVRVYPFKTVEAGAFVNTSVIWESRGQAHLFGARGVSGILNVEITPELAVRLAGAYATTLKKGSTVTTARDHSRGARALKRAIISALQASAIDVRDLENVPLPVARQQTARGSAGGIMIRTTQGLPDNVDIMFFDERGSDLSQAAQRKLDRVYTRQEYRRAFPGEIGDLRFPASVFDSYTGSLLRAVNTDGIAESGLKVVVDASNGSSGLVLPSLLGRLGVDALTINPGLDEARPTETADARRSGLVRLGEIVASARAAFGVRFDPVGERFSLVDERGEIVEDHRALLVMLDLVAAERRSGKVALPVTTTRIAEQVAAYHGTQVEWTTTSPDDLTRVGREDSTIFGGDGRGGFIIPESSSVFDGTAAFVRLLGLVARTQLTLSQIDARIPQAHVLRRSLTTPWAVKGSVMRRVVEAAGDRDVDTTDGVRIVESDGRWVMVLPDPAEAVTHLWAEGPDDTSAQALLEEWTGVVDSAGR from the coding sequence ATGAAGGCCGTCGTGATGGCAGGCGGCGAAGGCACACGCCTTCGCCCTATGACCGCGAGCATGCCCAAGCCACTGCTTCCCGTTGCCAACCGCCCGATCATGGAGCACGTGCTGCGGCTGCTCAAGCGCCACGGGCTCAGCGAGACGGTCGTCACCGTCCAGTTCCTCGCCTCATTGGTCCGCAACTACTTCGGCGACGGCGAAGAACTCGGGATGGAGCTGACCTACGCCAACGAGGAGAAGCCGCTCGGCACGGCCGGCAGCGTCAAGAACGCCGAGGAGGCGCTGAAGGACGACTCCTTCCTGGTGATCTCCGGTGACGCCCTCACCGACTTCGACCTCACCGACCTCGTCCGCTTCCACCGCGAACGCGGCGCCCTCGTCACCGTCTGCCTCACCCGCGTCCCGAACCCCCTGGAGTTCGGCATCACCATCGTGGACGAGGACGGCAAGGTCGAACGCTTCCTGGAGAAGCCCACCTGGGGGCAGGTCTTCTCCGACACCGTCAACACCGGCATCTACGTGATGGAGCCGGAGGTCTTCGACTACGTCGACGCCGACGTGCCCGTCGACTGGTCCGGCGATGTCTTCCCGCAGCTCATGAAGGAGGGCAAGCCCGTCTACGGCTACATCGCCGAGGGCTACTGGGAGGACGTCGGCACGCACGAGAGCTACGTCAAGGCGCAGGCCGACGTCCTCGAGGGCAAGGTCGAGGTCGACATCGACGGCTTCGAGATCTCCCCGGGCGTCTGGGTCGCCGAGGGGGCCGAGGTCCACCCGGAAGCGGTGCTGCGAGGCCCCCTGTACATCGGCGACTACGCCAAGATCGAAGCCGGCACCGAGATCCGCGAGCACTCGGTCATCGGTTCCAACGTCGTCGTCAAGAGCGGCGCCTTCCTGCACCGGGCCGTCGTGCACGACAACGTCTACATCGGCCAGCAGGCCAACCTGCGCGGCTGCGTCGTCGGACGCAACACCGACGTGATGCGCGCCGCCCGCATCGAGGACGGCGCCGTCATCGGCGACGAGTGCCTGGTCGGGGAGGAATCCATCGTCCAGGGCAACGTCCGCGTCTACCCCTTCAAGACCGTCGAGGCCGGTGCCTTCGTCAACACCTCCGTCATCTGGGAGTCCCGGGGCCAGGCCCACCTCTTCGGCGCCCGAGGGGTCAGCGGCATCCTCAACGTCGAGATCACGCCCGAACTCGCCGTCCGGCTCGCCGGCGCCTACGCCACCACCCTCAAGAAGGGGTCGACGGTCACCACCGCGCGCGACCACTCCCGTGGCGCCCGCGCACTCAAGCGCGCCATCATCTCCGCGCTCCAGGCCAGTGCCATCGACGTGCGAGACCTGGAGAACGTGCCGCTTCCCGTCGCCCGTCAGCAGACGGCCCGCGGTAGCGCCGGCGGCATCATGATCCGCACCACCCAGGGCCTTCCCGACAACGTCGACATCATGTTCTTCGACGAGCGGGGCTCCGACCTCTCCCAGGCGGCGCAGCGCAAACTCGACCGCGTCTACACCCGGCAGGAGTACCGCCGGGCGTTCCCCGGCGAGATCGGCGACCTCCGCTTCCCCGCCAGCGTCTTCGACTCCTACACCGGCTCCCTGCTCCGCGCCGTCAACACCGACGGCATCGCCGAGTCCGGCCTCAAGGTCGTCGTCGACGCGTCCAACGGGAGTTCCGGACTCGTCCTCCCCAGCCTCCTCGGCCGGCTCGGCGTCGACGCTCTCACCATCAACCCCGGCCTGGACGAGGCCCGCCCCACGGAGACCGCCGACGCTCGCCGCTCCGGCCTGGTGCGGCTCGGCGAGATCGTCGCCTCCGCGCGTGCCGCGTTCGGCGTCCGCTTCGACCCCGTCGGAGAGCGGTTCTCGCTCGTCGACGAGCGAGGCGAGATCGTCGAGGACCACCGGGCGCTGCTTGTCATGCTGGACCTGGTGGCGGCCGAACGCCGCAGCGGAAAGGTCGCCCTCCCCGTCACCACCACGCGCATCGCCGAACAGGTCGCCGCCTACCACGGCACGCAGGTGGAGTGGACCACCACCTCGCCCGACGACCTCACCCGCGTCGGCCGGGAGGACTCCACGATCTTCGGCGGCGACGGCCGTGGCGGCTTCATCATCCCCGAGTCCAGCTCCGTCTTCGACGGGACCGCCGCCTTCGTGCGGCTCCTCGGGCTGGTCGCCCGCACCCAGCTCACCCTCAGCCAGATCGACGCCCGCATCCCGCAGGCCCACGTGCTGCGCCGCTCCCTGACCACGCCCTGGGCCGTCAAGGGGTCCGTGATGCGGCGGGTCGTCGAGGCCGCCGGCGACCGTGACGTCGACACCACCGACGGCGTGCGGATCGTGGAGTCCGACGGCCGCTGGGTGATGGTCCTGCCCGATCCCGCCGAAGCCGTCACCCACCTCTGGGCGGAAGGCCCCGACGACACCTCCGCGCAGGCCCTGCTCGAGGAGTGGACGGGAGTCGTCGACAGCGCCGGGCGCTGA
- a CDS encoding CDP-alcohol phosphatidyltransferase family protein: protein MEAQESPVRADRVFTIPNILSMARLVGVPLFLWLILWPEFGGPNCDGWALLVLALSGVSDYLDGKLARRWNQVSDLGRILDPAADRLYILSTLVGLTWRDILPLWLTGILLAREALLLVMVWVLDRHGFAPPQVNFLGKAATFNLMYAFPLLLLSDGSGWLASLAAIFGWAFAGWGTALYWWAGVLYVVQVRRLVRASAATG, encoded by the coding sequence GTGGAGGCTCAGGAATCCCCAGTCCGCGCGGACCGGGTTTTCACCATCCCCAACATCCTGAGCATGGCCCGCCTCGTCGGCGTCCCGCTCTTTCTCTGGCTCATCCTGTGGCCCGAGTTCGGCGGCCCCAACTGCGACGGCTGGGCGCTCCTCGTCCTCGCCCTGAGCGGAGTGAGCGACTACCTCGACGGCAAACTCGCCCGCCGGTGGAACCAGGTGAGCGACCTGGGCCGCATCCTCGACCCGGCTGCCGACCGGCTGTACATCCTCTCCACGCTCGTCGGGCTCACCTGGCGCGACATACTGCCGCTCTGGCTGACCGGGATCCTCCTCGCCCGCGAGGCGCTGCTGCTGGTCATGGTGTGGGTCCTCGACCGGCACGGGTTCGCCCCGCCGCAGGTGAACTTCCTCGGCAAGGCCGCCACCTTCAACCTGATGTACGCCTTCCCGCTCCTCCTCCTCAGTGACGGAAGTGGATGGCTGGCGTCACTCGCTGCTATTTTCGGATGGGCGTTCGCAGGTTGGGGTACAGCGCTGTACTGGTGGGCCGGAGTGCTCTACGTCGTTCAGGTCCGCCGCCTTGTCAGAGCGAGCGCCGCAACCGGCTGA
- a CDS encoding PTS glucose transporter subunit IIA: MTTVTSPMAGRAVGLSAVPDAVFSGAMVGPGTAVDPGRAPTVAVSPMDGIIVSLHPHAFVVVDPEGRGVLVHLGIDTVQLNGDGFEVVATKGDTVERGQAIVRWDPGAVERAGKSPLSPVIALDASTGSLTGLVEEGTVACGGPLFVWS, from the coding sequence ATGACCACAGTGACGTCGCCGATGGCCGGGCGGGCTGTCGGCCTGTCGGCCGTGCCGGACGCCGTGTTCTCCGGCGCGATGGTTGGTCCCGGCACCGCGGTGGACCCGGGACGAGCTCCCACGGTCGCCGTCTCGCCGATGGACGGGATCATCGTCTCCCTGCATCCGCACGCCTTCGTGGTGGTCGACCCCGAGGGCCGCGGCGTCCTCGTCCACCTGGGCATCGACACCGTGCAGCTCAACGGCGACGGCTTCGAGGTGGTGGCGACGAAGGGGGACACCGTCGAGCGCGGTCAGGCAATCGTGCGCTGGGACCCCGGAGCCGTGGAACGCGCCGGCAAGTCGCCCCTCTCCCCCGTCATCGCGCTGGATGCCTCGACGGGCTCCCTCACGGGACTGGTGGAAGAGGGCACGGTCGCGTGCGGGGGCCCCCTCTTCGTCTGGAGCTGA